The following coding sequences lie in one Capsicum annuum cultivar UCD-10X-F1 chromosome 5, UCD10Xv1.1, whole genome shotgun sequence genomic window:
- the LOC124898543 gene encoding uncharacterized protein LOC124898543 translates to MRTLKWNPWFEPDVKTIIGIAWISMLDLPPNLFAKEGIFSIASANRKPLIVDMATKNHTRPSCARVKIKVDLVAMLPHRVKINEEDDINGKIKSKWISIRYDHKPKYCQECCLQGHDENTCWNTHPKMHEKIQEQRGGKEYGKEKEEHHREQGQITTKENNSNQWLLRKKKTKKDRFGRIVGENENTKDCVNRSFDKGEIGEQGESGESIRDEREEEEAVQNHTEIEKSDNTELALMQYDHTDKKEQIIEDVFPIAVDAGLMEPFQESHLVEDYKRRLGMQHIVVNCSGKIWAFMDHSIEFTILRMKVYCCGILWETANNMQHPWLVGGDFNIIRSEEEKLGGPQVTVAETHDFNHYISICNLEDCDFKGSRFTWWNGRVDENYILKRLDRVLVNDKIQELFPVLD, encoded by the exons ATGAGAACTCTTAAATGGAACCCTTGGTTTGAACCAGATGTTAAAACAATAATTGGAATTGCATGGATCTCCATGCTAGATCTACCACCAAACTTATTTGCCAAAGAAGGAATTTTTTCAATTGCTTCAGCAAATAGGAAACCTTTGATAGTGGATATGGCAACTAAAAATCACACAAGGCCAAGTTGTGCAAGAGTGAAGATTAAAGTGGACCTGGTCGCTATGTTACCCCACAGGGTAAAGatcaatgaagaagatgatataaATGGAAAGATTAAATCAAAGTGGATCAGTATTCGATATGACCATAAGCCCAAATACTGCCAGGAATGTTGTTTGCAAGGTCATGATGAAAATACATGCTGGAATACTCACCCAAAAATGCATGAAAAAATTCAGGAGCAAAGAGGAGGTAAGGAATATGGTAAAGAGAAGGAGGAACATCATAGGGAACAAGGACAAATAACAACAAAGGAGAATAATAGTAATCAATGGTTACTCAggaagaaaaaaaccaaaaaagataGATTTGGTCGTATAGTTGGGGAG AATGAAAACACCAAAGACTGTGTGAATAGAAGCTTTGACAAAGGTGAAATAGGAGAACAGGGAGAAAGTGGAGAGAGTATTAGAGATGAAAGGGAAGAG GAAGAGGCAGTGCAAAACCATACCGAAATAGAGAAGAGTGACAATACAGAGTTGGCTCTAATGCAATATGATCATACAGACAAGAAGGAGCAGATAATAGAAGATGTATTTCCCATTGCAGTGGATGCAG GTTTAATGGAACCTTTTCAGGAGAGTCATCTTGTAGAGGATTATAAAAGGAGATTGGGTATGCAGCATATAGTGGTGAATTGCTCAGGTAAAATATGGGCTTTTATGGATCATTCTATTGAATTTACTATATTAAG GATGAAAGTCTATTGTTGTGGGATTCTTTGGGAGACTGCTAATAATATGCAACACCCTTGGTTAGTAGGAggtgattttaatattattagaaGTGAGGAGGAAAAGCTTGGTGGACCGCAGGTAACAGTAGCTGAGACACATGACTTTAATCACTATATTAGCATTTGTAATCTGGAAGATTGTGACTTCAAAGGAAGCAGGTTTACATGGTGGAATGGTAGAGTGGATGAAAACTATATTCTTAAAAGGTTAGACAGAGTACTGGTTAATGATAAAATACAGGAGCTATTCCCTGTCTTAGATTGA